In a genomic window of Coprococcus eutactus:
- the rsmA gene encoding 16S rRNA (adenine(1518)-N(6)/adenine(1519)-N(6))-dimethyltransferase RsmA: MEKLSNPQVTIETIKKYEFAFQKKFGQNFLIDSHVINKIISAADITKDDCVLEIGPGIGTMTQYLAESAGQVVAVEIDKNLLPILDETLAEYDNVTVINDDILKVDINKIVEERNGGRPIKVVANLPYYITTPIIMGLFEKHVPLLSVTVMVQKEVADRMQVGPGTKDYGALSLAVQYYAEPYIVANVPPNCFIPRPGVGSAVIRLTRFQEPPVKVKDEQLMFRLIRASFNQRRKTLQNGIANSGELSFTKEEVAKALESLGISANIRGESLGLAEFAALSDILSDK, encoded by the coding sequence ATGGAGAAGTTAAGCAATCCACAGGTTACGATAGAGACGATAAAAAAGTACGAATTTGCATTTCAAAAGAAGTTCGGGCAGAACTTTCTGATAGATTCCCATGTGATAAACAAGATAATCAGCGCAGCGGATATCACAAAGGATGACTGCGTGCTGGAGATAGGCCCGGGAATTGGGACCATGACACAGTATCTTGCGGAGAGCGCGGGACAGGTAGTGGCGGTGGAGATAGATAAGAATCTCCTGCCTATATTAGACGAGACTCTTGCTGAATATGACAATGTAACGGTCATCAATGACGACATATTGAAGGTCGATATCAACAAGATAGTGGAGGAGAGAAATGGAGGCAGACCTATAAAGGTTGTTGCGAATCTTCCATATTATATAACCACGCCGATCATCATGGGACTTTTTGAGAAGCATGTGCCGCTGCTCTCGGTGACCGTCATGGTACAGAAAGAGGTGGCAGACCGCATGCAGGTCGGACCGGGAACAAAGGATTACGGTGCACTGTCACTGGCAGTACAGTATTACGCAGAGCCTTATATCGTTGCAAATGTACCACCAAACTGTTTTATCCCAAGACCGGGAGTGGGGTCTGCCGTTATCAGGCTTACCAGATTCCAAGAGCCGCCGGTAAAGGTGAAGGACGAGCAGCTGATGTTCAGGCTTATCAGGGCATCCTTCAACCAGAGAAGAAAGACTCTCCAGAACGGAATAGCCAACAGCGGAGAGCTGTCATTTACAAAGGAGGAGGTTGCAAAAGCTCTTGAATCACTTGGAATATCAGCAAATATCCGAGGAGAAAGTTTGGGACTGGCGGAATTTGCAGCTTTGAGTGATATTCTTTCGGACAAATAG
- a CDS encoding HD domain-containing protein, which yields MNYAKVIDFVKTQTAVNGRPPNYPFRSRFEHTMRVYRWAIKLQSKLGGDLDIIVLAALLHDVGWDDERPHGEVGAEIAVNYLDSLGVDPQKIAKIGEIIMIHEEKDTDADLSLECRIVMDADLLDEVGAISVLWDSMATAIEDEASYKRAYYRIKNFYKINKPKIKRCKTEAGRLEYSKRMQLLEDFIFQLEKELF from the coding sequence ATGAATTACGCTAAAGTAATTGATTTTGTAAAGACACAGACGGCTGTGAATGGCAGACCGCCAAACTACCCATTCAGAAGTAGGTTTGAGCACACTATGAGAGTTTATAGATGGGCTATTAAGCTTCAATCCAAACTGGGTGGAGATTTGGATATTATAGTTCTTGCCGCACTTCTTCATGATGTGGGCTGGGATGATGAGAGACCACATGGTGAGGTAGGAGCAGAGATTGCGGTAAACTACCTGGACAGCCTTGGCGTAGATCCTCAGAAGATAGCAAAGATCGGTGAGATCATCATGATACATGAGGAGAAAGATACAGATGCAGATCTGTCGCTGGAGTGCAGAATAGTTATGGATGCCGATCTTTTGGACGAGGTTGGTGCCATAAGTGTGTTGTGGGATTCCATGGCAACTGCTATAGAGGATGAGGCCAGTTATAAGCGTGCATATTACAGAATAAAGAATTTTTACAAGATTAACAAACCGAAGATAAAAAGATGCAAGACTGAGGCCGGAAGGCTTGAGTACAGCAAACGCATGCAGTTGTTGGAGGATTTTATCTTCCAGCTTGAGAAGGAACTTTTTTAG
- a CDS encoding TatD family hydrolase, which yields MIFETHGHYDDEQFDEDRERLIAEFLEKDIDKVMNVGADMQSSRNSVELAGKYPHFYAAVGVHPSEVGDLTEDDMQALKQMTLENPKVKAIGEIGLDYHFDDDPPRDVQKKWFIRQLELAQELGMPIIIHSRDAASDTMEILKDMDGGRNGGVIHCYSYSREQAREYIKMGFHIGVGGVVTFKNSRRLQEVVEDIPLEKIVLETDSPYMAPVPFRGTRNSALNIPYIAEKIAEIKGVPVQKVYDQTYANALKMYKM from the coding sequence ATGATATTTGAGACACATGGACATTATGATGATGAGCAGTTTGACGAGGATAGAGAACGACTCATTGCAGAATTTTTGGAAAAAGATATAGATAAGGTGATGAATGTCGGCGCGGACATGCAGTCATCCAGAAACTCGGTTGAACTTGCCGGAAAATATCCACATTTTTATGCTGCTGTAGGTGTGCATCCAAGTGAGGTGGGAGATCTCACTGAGGATGATATGCAGGCGCTTAAGCAGATGACACTTGAAAATCCAAAGGTGAAAGCGATAGGTGAGATTGGTCTCGATTATCATTTTGATGATGATCCGCCAAGGGACGTGCAGAAGAAATGGTTTATCAGACAATTGGAGCTTGCGCAAGAACTAGGCATGCCTATAATCATACACAGCAGAGATGCCGCGTCAGACACCATGGAGATACTGAAAGATATGGATGGTGGAAGAAATGGCGGAGTGATACACTGTTATTCATACAGCAGGGAACAGGCGAGAGAATATATCAAGATGGGATTTCATATAGGAGTTGGGGGAGTTGTTACATTTAAAAACAGCCGCAGACTTCAGGAGGTCGTGGAAGATATTCCTCTTGAAAAGATCGTCCTTGAGACCGATTCTCCATACATGGCTCCGGTTCCATTCCGGGGAACAAGGAACTCTGCCCTCAACATACCTTATATAGCTGAGAAGATAGCCGAGATCAAGGGCGTTCCGGTTCAGAAAGTGTATGACCAGACATACGCGAATGCCCTGAAAATGTACAAGATGTAA
- a CDS encoding MerR family transcriptional regulator: protein MNHANKNLYQIGEVTKMLGVTRRMLLNYEDLGLLTPAYKNESSGFRYYSADNIVHIRIIKVLQGLGLSLSEINKYFNNTEKLEDVIERMTALRSQLDLCIAQLQLRQSQTSEPDIRFITLPSFTAFCQEFKDSDLTKKTEDLRKTFIEATKKYQLDTAGKMCTEVFIESTSAGRYIIPIAADPDTNDEHIKKLPQTAAICIYYRGPYENFDTVQKKLLDYAKENNLATCGYFRNSFMEGPPTHGANKDAYITQIALPICHLE from the coding sequence ATGAATCACGCAAATAAAAATCTATATCAAATTGGCGAAGTCACTAAAATGCTTGGAGTGACAAGAAGGATGCTGTTAAACTACGAAGACCTGGGGCTTCTGACACCCGCATACAAAAATGAGAGCAGTGGTTTCCGCTACTACTCTGCCGATAACATCGTACATATACGAATCATAAAAGTTCTTCAGGGACTTGGATTATCACTGTCTGAGATTAACAAATATTTCAATAACACCGAAAAACTTGAGGATGTAATTGAACGTATGACCGCGCTCCGCTCTCAGCTGGATCTGTGCATAGCCCAGCTTCAGCTGCGTCAGTCCCAGACATCAGAACCGGATATCCGTTTTATCACTCTTCCCTCATTCACTGCATTTTGTCAGGAGTTCAAAGACTCTGATCTGACCAAAAAAACTGAAGATCTGCGCAAGACCTTTATCGAGGCAACAAAAAAATATCAGCTGGACACCGCAGGCAAAATGTGTACAGAGGTTTTTATCGAATCAACATCAGCAGGAAGATATATCATACCTATCGCTGCAGATCCTGACACCAATGACGAACACATAAAAAAACTTCCACAGACTGCAGCTATCTGTATATACTATCGTGGTCCATATGAAAATTTCGACACCGTCCAGAAGAAACTATTGGACTATGCAAAAGAAAACAATCTTGCTACCTGTGGTTATTTTCGCAATTCGTTTATGGAGGGTCCTCCAACCCACGGAGCAAATAAAGATGCTTATATCACACAGATCGCACTGCCAATCTGTCATTTAGAGTAA
- a CDS encoding undecaprenyldiphospho-muramoylpentapeptide beta-N-acetylglucosaminyltransferase translates to MKRIILTGGGTAGHVTPNMALMPELKKHGYDIQYIGSYDGMEKKLIEDMGIPYHGISSGKLRRYFSMKNFSDPFKVLKGISEAKKLMKELKPDVVFSKGGFVTVPVVFAAHSAGIPVIIHESDMTPGLANKLALPKATKVCCNFPETKDLFPDGKAVVTGTPIREELFRGDSAFAYNYCGFTDSKPVLLIVGGSSGSVIINNAIRENLDKLLETFNVIHLCGKDNLDESLKDKKGYVQYEYVKKELASMLALCDIIISRAGANAICELLALRKPNILIPLSKAASRGDQILNAQSFEKSGYSYVIQEEELNTDTLFAAIHEVYNNKDKYIQAMESSNLADSTGMIVNMIEELVNSND, encoded by the coding sequence ATGAAGAGAATTATACTGACAGGCGGAGGAACCGCCGGACATGTCACTCCAAACATGGCCCTCATGCCTGAACTTAAGAAACATGGTTATGACATTCAATATATCGGTTCATACGACGGCATGGAGAAAAAGCTTATAGAAGATATGGGGATCCCTTATCACGGAATCTCTTCAGGAAAGCTCAGAAGATACTTCTCAATGAAGAATTTCTCTGACCCTTTCAAGGTTCTCAAAGGTATCTCTGAAGCAAAGAAGCTCATGAAGGAACTGAAACCTGATGTGGTATTTTCCAAGGGTGGTTTTGTCACTGTCCCTGTTGTATTTGCAGCGCACTCGGCGGGTATCCCTGTCATTATCCACGAATCGGATATGACACCCGGACTTGCCAACAAGCTGGCTCTTCCAAAGGCCACAAAGGTATGCTGCAACTTCCCTGAGACAAAGGATCTGTTTCCGGATGGCAAGGCTGTTGTAACCGGAACTCCTATCAGAGAAGAGCTCTTCCGCGGCGACTCAGCATTCGCATACAATTACTGCGGATTCACTGACAGCAAACCAGTCCTTCTCATCGTGGGTGGAAGTTCAGGAAGTGTTATAATCAACAACGCAATAAGGGAAAATCTCGACAAACTGTTGGAGACCTTCAATGTCATCCACCTCTGCGGCAAGGATAATCTGGACGAAAGTCTTAAGGATAAGAAGGGATACGTACAGTATGAATATGTGAAAAAGGAACTGGCAAGCATGCTGGCACTCTGTGATATCATAATCTCCAGAGCCGGTGCAAATGCTATATGTGAGCTTCTCGCTCTAAGAAAGCCAAACATCCTCATTCCATTATCAAAGGCTGCCTCCCGTGGAGACCAGATACTGAACGCCCAGTCATTTGAGAAGAGCGGCTACAGCTATGTGATCCAGGAAGAAGAGCTGAATACCGACACACTGTTCGCCGCTATACATGAGGTATACAACAACAAAGACAAATATATCCAGGCGATGGAATCCAGCAACCTTGCTGATTCAACAGGAATGATCGTCAACATGATAGAGGAACTTGTAAACAGCAACGACTGA
- a CDS encoding pyridoxal phosphate-dependent aminotransferase: MISKKYSAMLNNTSIIREFAQYASKRAAEIGAENVFNYTIGNPSVPTTDDFNKGLIDLIQNEDSLALHGYSPTLTIYSVRKAVAESLNRRFGMEYVPEDIFMTSGAAGALAHAIRCVTEPGDEVITFAPYFPEYVPYVDGTGAVLKVVPADITSFQINFDAFLEMMNPNVQAILINSPNNPSGIVYSTETITRLAQILSEKQEEYGHDIYLISDEPYREIVFEGTDSPFISKFYDNTICCYSFSKSLSLPGERIGYVAVNPKCRDAELIINMCGQVSRFTGHNCPSSLIQLGVAKVLDETSDLSIYEKNKNILYKELTAMGYECVEPGGTFYMFPKTPIADANEFCNMTAHELDLILVPGDSFMCPGHMRLAYCTTTDMVERSLPLFEKAIKMCK; the protein is encoded by the coding sequence ATGATTTCAAAGAAATATTCAGCAATGTTAAACAACACTTCCATCATCAGGGAATTTGCGCAGTATGCTTCAAAGCGTGCCGCTGAGATCGGTGCTGAGAATGTGTTCAACTATACTATAGGCAATCCATCTGTGCCTACCACGGATGACTTCAACAAGGGACTTATCGACCTTATCCAGAATGAGGATTCCCTGGCACTTCACGGCTACAGCCCTACACTTACCATCTACTCTGTAAGAAAGGCTGTCGCAGAATCACTGAACCGCCGTTTCGGCATGGAGTATGTTCCTGAGGACATTTTCATGACATCAGGTGCTGCCGGAGCCCTGGCCCACGCCATCAGATGTGTCACGGAGCCGGGTGACGAGGTCATCACATTTGCCCCTTACTTCCCTGAGTATGTACCATACGTTGACGGAACCGGTGCTGTTCTCAAGGTCGTTCCCGCGGACATAACTTCATTCCAGATCAACTTTGACGCATTCCTCGAGATGATGAACCCAAATGTTCAGGCAATCCTCATCAACTCACCAAACAACCCATCAGGAATCGTTTACTCGACCGAGACTATAACACGTCTTGCCCAGATCCTCTCAGAGAAACAGGAGGAGTACGGACATGACATTTACCTTATATCAGACGAGCCTTACAGAGAGATCGTATTTGAGGGAACTGATTCGCCATTCATCTCAAAGTTCTACGACAACACCATATGCTGCTACTCATTCAGCAAGTCTCTGTCACTGCCTGGAGAGCGTATCGGATACGTGGCTGTAAACCCTAAGTGCAGGGATGCCGAGCTCATCATCAACATGTGCGGACAGGTATCACGTTTCACAGGACACAACTGTCCTTCATCTCTGATACAGCTCGGAGTTGCAAAGGTGCTTGATGAGACATCTGATCTGTCAATCTATGAGAAGAACAAGAACATCCTGTACAAAGAACTCACCGCCATGGGATATGAGTGTGTTGAGCCGGGCGGAACCTTCTACATGTTCCCTAAGACTCCTATCGCAGATGCAAATGAGTTCTGTAACATGACAGCCCACGAGCTTGACCTGATCCTTGTTCCCGGTGACAGCTTCATGTGCCCAGGACATATGAGACTGGCTTACTGTACTACAACAGATATGGTTGAGCGTTCTCTGCCACTGTTTGAGAAGGCTATTAAGATGTGTAAATAA
- a CDS encoding TIGR03905 family TSCPD domain-containing protein yields MVYKTKGTCSVEISFDVIDGKLHNVKFTGGCNGNLKGIGALVEGMKPEDVIERLEGTTCGFKSTSCPDQLAQALKQYLATA; encoded by the coding sequence ATGGTTTATAAGACTAAAGGAACTTGTTCTGTTGAGATATCTTTTGATGTGATAGACGGAAAGCTTCACAATGTTAAATTTACCGGAGGATGCAACGGCAATCTCAAGGGTATAGGTGCTCTTGTCGAGGGTATGAAGCCCGAAGATGTGATTGAGAGACTTGAGGGTACCACCTGCGGATTCAAATCAACATCCTGTCCGGATCAGCTGGCTCAGGCTCTCAAGCAGTATCTGGCTACAGCATAA
- a CDS encoding DUF6128 domain-containing protein, whose product MVYWNRFISYIYRYHDGRKCENSGFAKVAKTGRTGRITIGLKNGIGARETVYGVYIYRETLPQTGIVHGRRQEDRDGDRTDGADDSALGQTPLMIPLPVMIGKMKLCGGHGEETFSFCWDNVEGSGRPITAFAGIAIRLMENAESGCSHCYENDMFCSSWTDSMVDYSVMWTEGVPSGNGVLEEAVREVSITDDVVTETEKVQTSSGSETEAAVENMFKEYEHLPLLPGSSLDDGLDSVIESVRITPNDIGLLDMNNWKLGVNSFLTHGYYSYKYLMLGKIIFKPGGRESCYILGVPGVYSAREKYLAGIFGFDRFVPEKETNIKTGNFGYWIVDIV is encoded by the coding sequence ATGGTGTATTGGAACAGATTTATATCGTATATTTACAGGTATCATGATGGACGCAAATGTGAAAACTCCGGATTTGCCAAGGTGGCAAAGACAGGGAGGACGGGCCGTATAACGATAGGGTTGAAAAATGGTATCGGCGCGCGTGAAACTGTGTATGGTGTCTATATTTACAGAGAGACGCTGCCGCAAACGGGAATCGTGCACGGAAGAAGACAGGAAGACAGAGACGGTGATAGAACAGATGGGGCGGATGACAGTGCGTTAGGACAGACACCGCTCATGATCCCCCTTCCGGTGATGATAGGCAAGATGAAGCTGTGCGGAGGACATGGCGAGGAGACATTTTCATTCTGCTGGGACAACGTTGAGGGAAGCGGCCGCCCGATAACAGCATTTGCCGGGATAGCGATAAGACTGATGGAAAATGCCGAGAGCGGATGCAGCCACTGTTATGAGAATGACATGTTTTGCTCATCATGGACAGACAGCATGGTGGATTACTCAGTGATGTGGACGGAGGGTGTACCTTCTGGAAATGGTGTTCTGGAAGAGGCTGTCCGTGAGGTGTCGATCACAGATGATGTTGTCACTGAGACTGAGAAAGTTCAGACATCTTCCGGCAGTGAGACTGAGGCTGCTGTGGAAAATATGTTCAAGGAATACGAACATCTGCCTCTGCTTCCCGGAAGTTCACTTGACGATGGATTGGACAGTGTTATAGAGAGCGTCCGGATAACACCAAATGACATAGGGCTGTTGGACATGAACAACTGGAAGCTTGGAGTCAACAGCTTCCTGACGCACGGATATTACAGCTATAAGTACCTCATGCTAGGGAAGATCATATTTAAGCCGGGCGGCAGGGAGAGCTGTTACATACTGGGGGTTCCTGGAGTATACTCGGCAAGGGAGAAATATCTTGCGGGGATATTTGGCTTTGACAGATTTGTGCCTGAGAAAGAGACAAATATAAAGACCGGCAACTTCGGTTACTGGATAGTTGATATAGTGTAA
- a CDS encoding polysaccharide deacetylase family protein encodes MKRWKIAALCAVCVMGTLLQGCSIYDKADLDKMSATPGDAFRANADSDNGGRSDSAEKDDGKANDEEKNAENAGENTEDLTKLRDYSAISTKKYSWYIVRDKNHGMSGCDNSFPLDQYDAYYVDRTCAEKGEKVMYLTFDCGYENGYTEQMLDVLKKHNAKGCFFVTMTYIRDNPDIIKRMKEEGHQVGNHTVHHPCMPEKSVEEQKSELKECSDFMKSETGYDMDMYFRPPSGEYSEQVLQLAKDMGYKTIFWSMAYLDYDVNNQPGTDYVIDHFAKYYHPGAIPLIHNVSSSNAQALDTVLTNLEKEGYEFRSLNEMKFE; translated from the coding sequence TTGAAGAGATGGAAGATAGCAGCATTGTGTGCTGTATGTGTTATGGGAACCTTGCTTCAGGGATGTTCGATCTATGATAAGGCTGATCTTGACAAGATGTCAGCCACGCCGGGGGATGCGTTCAGGGCTAATGCGGACAGTGACAATGGCGGGAGGAGTGATAGTGCGGAAAAAGACGACGGCAAAGCAAATGATGAGGAGAAGAATGCGGAAAATGCAGGGGAGAATACGGAAGACCTGACAAAACTCAGGGATTACAGCGCTATTTCCACAAAAAAGTATTCATGGTACATAGTCAGGGACAAGAATCACGGTATGAGCGGATGCGATAACAGTTTCCCTTTGGATCAGTATGACGCTTATTATGTGGACAGAACCTGTGCAGAAAAGGGAGAAAAGGTGATGTATCTCACATTTGACTGCGGATATGAGAATGGATATACGGAGCAGATGCTTGACGTTTTGAAGAAACACAATGCAAAGGGCTGTTTCTTTGTGACGATGACGTACATAAGGGATAACCCGGACATAATAAAGAGAATGAAGGAGGAGGGGCATCAGGTAGGAAACCACACGGTGCATCATCCGTGCATGCCGGAGAAGAGTGTGGAGGAGCAGAAAAGTGAGCTTAAGGAATGTTCGGATTTTATGAAGAGTGAAACTGGTTACGATATGGATATGTATTTCAGACCGCCGAGCGGTGAGTACAGTGAGCAGGTTCTGCAGCTGGCCAAGGATATGGGGTACAAGACCATCTTTTGGAGTATGGCTTACCTCGACTATGATGTGAACAACCAGCCGGGGACGGACTATGTCATTGATCATTTTGCGAAATATTATCATCCCGGGGCAATTCCGCTCATACACAATGTGTCATCGTCAAACGCGCAGGCACTTGATACGGTTCTCACAAACCTGGAGAAGGAGGGATATGAGTTCAGGTCTTTAAATGAGATGAAATTTGAATAG
- the tadA gene encoding tRNA adenosine(34) deaminase TadA, producing MSPEQLAGHEKYMDKALAQARRAYANGDVPIGCVIVHEGKIIARGFNKRNLKKTTLAHAEILAIEQASKKLGDWRLEECTMYVTLEPCQMCAGAIVQARIPKVVIGCMNPKAGCAGSIINLLQMQQFNHQVDVIRGVREQECSGMMKEFFKDLRQGKMKKA from the coding sequence ATGTCTCCTGAGCAGCTGGCGGGACACGAAAAATATATGGATAAAGCGCTGGCGCAGGCAAGAAGGGCCTATGCAAATGGAGATGTGCCGATAGGCTGCGTGATAGTGCATGAGGGAAAGATAATCGCCAGAGGTTTCAATAAGAGAAATCTTAAGAAAACCACACTTGCCCATGCCGAGATACTTGCCATTGAACAAGCCTCAAAAAAGCTTGGCGACTGGAGGCTGGAGGAATGTACCATGTATGTTACACTTGAGCCATGCCAGATGTGTGCTGGGGCGATAGTTCAGGCCCGTATTCCGAAGGTAGTCATCGGGTGTATGAATCCGAAGGCGGGATGCGCAGGTTCCATAATCAATCTGCTTCAGATGCAGCAGTTTAATCATCAGGTGGATGTGATCCGGGGGGTAAGAGAGCAGGAGTGCAGCGGTATGATGAAAGAGTTTTTTAAGGACCTGAGACAGGGGAAGATGAAGAAGGCTTGA